The following are from one region of the Mesorhizobium shangrilense genome:
- a CDS encoding NAD(P)-dependent alcohol dehydrogenase: MSSKMKAAVFVEKGRIVLEDKPIPDIGPQDALVRVTTTTICGTDVHILKGEYPVVKGLTIGHEPVGIIEKLGSSVSGFKEGQRVIAGAITPSGWSHACLCGCGSQDGAGTKHGWQAIGGWKFGNTIDGCQAEYVRVPDAMANLAPVDDGVTDEQVLMCPDIMSTGFAGAETGGIRIGDTVAVFAQGPIGLCATAGAKLMGATTIIAVDTVPARLEMARRMGADIVVDFKKENPVDAIMKLTDGRGVDVAIEALGTQATFEAALRVLRPGGVLSSLGVYSSDLKIPLDAFAAGLGDKSIRTSLCPGGKERMRRMLGVISAGRVDLGGLVTHRFKLDQIEDAYELFANQRDGVLKVAITT, translated from the coding sequence ATGTCTTCGAAAATGAAAGCTGCGGTGTTTGTCGAGAAAGGGCGCATTGTCCTTGAGGACAAGCCAATTCCCGATATCGGGCCTCAAGATGCGCTTGTTCGCGTAACCACCACGACCATTTGCGGAACCGACGTCCATATCCTCAAGGGCGAATATCCGGTCGTCAAAGGCCTGACAATTGGTCACGAGCCGGTTGGCATCATCGAGAAGCTCGGATCAAGTGTCAGCGGCTTCAAGGAGGGCCAGCGTGTCATCGCCGGCGCAATCACCCCTTCCGGCTGGAGCCATGCCTGCCTGTGCGGATGCGGTTCTCAGGATGGTGCCGGCACCAAGCATGGTTGGCAGGCAATTGGCGGCTGGAAGTTCGGCAATACCATAGACGGCTGCCAGGCCGAATATGTCCGCGTGCCGGACGCAATGGCCAATCTGGCGCCGGTTGACGACGGTGTCACCGACGAGCAGGTGCTGATGTGCCCGGATATCATGTCGACTGGTTTCGCGGGCGCCGAAACCGGGGGCATCCGGATTGGCGACACCGTTGCGGTATTTGCCCAAGGACCGATCGGTCTCTGCGCGACCGCCGGCGCAAAACTCATGGGCGCAACGACGATCATAGCCGTCGATACTGTGCCGGCCCGTCTGGAGATGGCCCGCCGGATGGGGGCTGATATCGTCGTCGACTTCAAGAAGGAGAACCCCGTCGACGCCATCATGAAGTTGACGGACGGGCGCGGTGTCGACGTCGCGATCGAGGCATTGGGCACTCAGGCAACGTTCGAGGCCGCTCTGCGGGTCTTGCGTCCGGGTGGCGTGCTGTCCAGCCTCGGCGTCTACTCCTCCGATCTCAAGATTCCGCTCGATGCATTTGCCGCAGGCCTGGGCGACAAATCCATTCGAACGTCCCTTTGCCCCGGAGGCAAGGAGCGGATGCGCAGAATGCTGGGAGTCATCTCGGCAGGCCGGGTCGATCTCGGCGGCCTGGTCACGCACCGTTTCAAACTCGACCAGATCGAGGACGCTTATGAGCTGTTCGCAAACCAGCGCGACGGCGTCCTCAAGGTCGCAATCACCACCTGA
- a CDS encoding amidohydrolase family protein produces the protein MYRTPEGKDIFVVDGHTHFWDGSPENQKNIHGKQFIECFYAYHTGLSPKEQLWEKSKFEKYSADDLYRDLFIDGPDDVAIVQSTYLKDFYKNGFNTIERNAEVAKRYPERFIVNGAFDPRDGEKALEYIHFLKETYNVKGVKMYTAEWNGASKGWKLTDPDAYKCFELCDKLGIKNIHVHKGPTILPLSKDAFDVHDVDHAATDFQNLNWIIEHCGLPRLDDFCWIATQETNVYGGLAVALPFIHARPRYFGEVIAELLFWLGPEKILFGSDYAIWTPRWLVEKFWAYQIPEDIAAERGVQLTDEIKEKILGLNAARLYNIDVEAKKKALASSPFSIAAE, from the coding sequence ATGTACAGAACACCGGAAGGCAAGGACATTTTCGTGGTCGACGGCCACACTCATTTCTGGGACGGCAGCCCCGAGAACCAGAAGAACATCCACGGCAAGCAGTTCATCGAATGCTTCTATGCCTATCACACCGGGCTGAGCCCCAAGGAACAGTTGTGGGAGAAGAGCAAGTTCGAGAAATACAGCGCCGACGATCTCTATCGCGACCTGTTCATCGACGGCCCCGACGATGTGGCGATCGTCCAGTCGACCTATCTCAAGGATTTCTACAAGAATGGCTTCAACACGATCGAGCGCAACGCCGAGGTGGCCAAGCGCTATCCCGAGCGTTTCATCGTCAACGGCGCCTTCGATCCGCGCGACGGCGAGAAGGCGCTGGAATACATCCACTTCCTCAAGGAGACCTACAACGTCAAGGGCGTGAAGATGTACACGGCCGAGTGGAACGGTGCTTCCAAGGGCTGGAAGCTGACTGATCCCGATGCCTACAAATGCTTCGAACTCTGCGATAAGCTCGGCATCAAGAACATCCACGTCCACAAGGGCCCGACCATCCTGCCGCTGAGCAAGGATGCGTTCGACGTCCATGACGTCGATCACGCGGCGACGGACTTCCAGAACCTCAACTGGATCATCGAGCATTGCGGCCTGCCGCGTCTCGACGATTTCTGCTGGATCGCGACGCAGGAAACCAATGTCTATGGCGGTTTGGCGGTGGCGCTGCCCTTCATCCACGCGCGACCGCGCTATTTCGGCGAGGTCATCGCCGAGCTGTTGTTCTGGCTCGGGCCGGAGAAGATCCTGTTCGGTTCCGACTACGCGATCTGGACGCCGCGCTGGCTGGTCGAGAAATTCTGGGCCTACCAGATACCCGAGGACATCGCCGCCGAACGGGGCGTTCAGCTGACCGACGAGATCAAGGAGAAGATCCTCGGCCTCAACGCCGCGCGTCTCTACAACATCGACGTCGAAGCCAAGAAGAAGGCGCTCGCCAGTTCGCCATTCAGCATCGCGGCGGAGTAG